DNA sequence from the Acidobacteriota bacterium genome:
ATTTCAACGTCGATGCTCATATCTATCACGAGATAGCTGAAACTGCGTTGAACCAACTCATTCTGACAAAGTACGGACGTGATCTACTCGCATCAACGGATCCGATCGAAGCAGTTTCGACTGTCTTGAGACCTCTACAAAAACGGCTTCCTACGCAAACGTGGAGAAGTGAAACTCAGATCGCCTATCAACAGTTCTCCACTCCAGTTACTATTGCGTATCTAGCCGCTTATCTTTTGAACCTTAAGCAAGGCGAGACAGTGCTCGAACCTTCCTGTGGTACCGGTAGTCTCGCTGTATGGGCGTCTGCTATTGGAGTCAAAGTGATAGCTAATGAGATCGACCCTAGGAGGAGGGGCTCGGCTTTGGCGTTGGGTTTCCACCCATATTCTTTCGATGCAGAGTTCATCGACGATCTTCTGCCTGAGCATTTACTCCCTGACATCGTTCTCGCTAATCCGCCATTCTCTTCGACTGGCGGCCGTGTGAAAAATAACAGTCTCGACTTCGGTTTTCGTCATATCGAATCAGCCTTACGAAGGCTAAAGAAGGGTGGGCGATTCGCGGTGATACTTGGTGAGAGCGGCTCTCCGAGATCCCACAGTGGAAATAGGTTTTGGGAATATCTTTCTCCTGAGATACAAGTAAAAGCGTCCGTAGAACTGCTTGGGCGGGAGTTCTACAGCAACGGCACGAGCGTCAAGACGACGCTCATTCTAGGTACAAAGTCGAGTGCGATCGATACGCCGCTCAGTTCGCAACTTGAAGCGGCTCCGCATATGGTTGCTCAGTCGATCGAGGATGCCTTCGAACAATCCATTTCATTGAATCTCCGTTTTTGACCAATAGAAAAAGTAATGTATTCCATTCAAGAACGAAGTTCGGAAGGACTTTCGGCGCCGGAACTTACTTCGAGCAATACGACCCCAACCGTAGAGCATCATTCCCAACCTGATCTAGACATAAACATTTATTCCCCGCGATTTATTATCGGGGGATCGCCACATCCGGGAGTGATTGTTGAACCTCCAGGCCTCGCCAATGTTGAACCGCCACCGCTTCGTTACCGGCCACGGCTTCCGAAGGACCTGTCGGAGACCGGAAAGCTTTCGGCAATGCAATTGGAGAGGATCATCTATGCGGGACAGGCGCATGAGCAGAGGCTGGCGGACGGTTCGCGAGCGGGTATAAGCATCGGCGACGGAACCGGAACCGGCAAGACGGCGACGCTTGCGGGAGTCATTCTGGACAACTGGTTCCAGAGACGGCGGCGGGCCGTTTGGTTTTCTGTAAAAACCGACCTGATCGAAGCTGTCTCCGATGAGTTCAAGAGACTTGGGCTGGCGCCGCCGATCAAGCTGATCAATAACTTTCCAACCGATCAGGAGATAGATATTCAGGACGGAATTGTTTTCTGCACATATCGATCGCTAATCGCCAGATCGAAAAAGGGTAACAAAAGGCTCGATCAAATAACCCGTTGGCTTGGAGCAAACGGAGTCGTGATCTTCGATGAAGGGCATAAGGCTAAGTACGCCTTTGCCGACGACCGCGGCAAATCTACACAGACTGGAGCCGCCGTACTTGAGATCCAGAATCCCGAGAGGTTTCCGGATGTGAGAGTGGTCTACTCTTCCGCGACGTCGGCAGGGGAAGTGCGACATCTTGCCTATATGTCGCGCCTTGGGCTTTGGGGAGCAGGGACTAATTTTCCGATAGGCTTCGAGCAGTTCGCTGAAGAGATCGAATCCGGAGGTGTCGGTGCTCTGGAGATGGTCTGCCGGGATCTTAAGGCGATGGGACGATACCTATGCGGCAATCTGAGTATGGGAACCGATCCGGAATCCGGCCTGTCGGTCGAGTTCCGCGAGGTGATTCATAAACTCACTCCGGCTCAACGACGGATGTATGACAACATGGCCCTGGGCTGGCAGGAAGTCTTTCGAAATATCCATCGAGCTCTGGATCTAACTAACTCCGGCAAGGCCACCCGAAGCAGTGCTCTCAATCAGTTTTGGGCTGAACATCAACGCTGCTTTCGCAATCTGATCACGGCATTTAAGGTTCCGACGCTGATCCGCGAGATCGAAGATGCCCTCAGCAGAAAAGAGTCCATTGTGGTGTCGATAACGGGCACGGGCGAGAGCCAAACCAAGAAGCAGATAGAGCGTGCGGCAGATCAGGAAGAGGCTATCGACAGCCTCGATTTCAGTCCGAGAGAAACGCTTACTCGATTAGTAGCGAATTGTTTTCCAACCGCCTGCTTTCAGGAAAGAACCAATCCATATAGCGGAACTATAGAATACATACCTCTCGTAGACGCCAATGGCGACCAGGTTGAAAGCCGTGCAGCTCTGCAACTGCGAGCCGAGCTATTGGATAAGCTATCAATACTTGAGGTTCCCGAACATCCGCTCGATCAACTCGTGAACTATTTCGGGGTAGAGAACATTGCCGAGATGACCGGCCGGAAGAAACGCCTTATCCGGACGGCGAATGGCACACTGGAGTATCGGCCGAGACAACTCGCTGGTGTCCCTTCAAAACTTATCAACCTCCACGAAAAAAATGCTTTTCAGAATGGTGATAAAACGGATTGCCGTCATGTCCGAAGTGGCATCGACCGGAGACAGCCTTCATGCAGGCAAATCCGTTGGGAATCAGCAAAGACGGCTTCATATCGCTGCGGAACTGAAATGGTCAGCCGATAAACAGATCCAGGATTTCGGCGCACACATCGGACAGGTCAATGGCACCTTCACGGAACTCGGCGGCGAGAAAAGGTTCTCTTCTACTATCGCCAGAAGACTTGGTAATATGGGAGCCCTTACAAAGGGTGACCGGCGTGCCGAAAAGGCCGGCAACCTTGATAAATATAATCTTGAATCCAGAGAAGGGCGTTCGGCGTTAAGTGTTGTACTTGCCGGCATTATGAGAGGCCGGGAGATCGAAGGGCTCGATGATCCGAAACAGGCGCTGAGAGATATGGGGCTTATTAAAACGGGCGATGCCGACGAGCAGATCCCCGACAGCGAAAAGACGAATATTCCTAGATTCCTCAACAGGTTGCTCTCCCTGGAGGTCGACCGGCAAAATGCGCTATTCGATTATTTCTATTCAACATTCCTCGAAACGATCGAATACCTAAAACAGAAAGGAAAACTCGATGACGGGATGGAAGACCTGAAAGCTATGTCAGTCGCCGTCTCGGGATCGCCGGAGGTTCTTAACTCAGATCCTCTGACCGGCGCGAAGACCATTTATTACAAATTGGAACTTAAAGTCGCGACAACGCCGGCAAGATATCTTGACATGGCGACCAGCGAGATACACCAATTCTATCAGGACCGGCGAGACGGATCGTTCATAGCGGTGAGAAGAACTTTATCCCATACCGATCCGGAAACAGGGGAGCGGTATCAGATGTTCTCGATAACAAAGCCTTCGGGCCGCAATACGGCATAGCTTCGCGAGAGCGAACGAATTCAGCGATACCGGGTCGTTCCAAAAACCAAGGCGGAAGACTGGTGGATCGATGAGGAGAAAAGATTCCTGACTTTGAAGACAGTACCGTCCATATTCTCAGCGGTGCATTGCTTCCCATATGGAAATATCTTAAGACACTCAGCCACGATGCGCTGAATATCGTTAGAACCACAACGGATGACGGAACCAGGCTTGTCGGCGTTAGGATATCGGAAGAATGGCTCCGGGATATCCGTCAGCACTTTGGCCTTCGATCAAGTATTCCGACAACGGCTAACGAAGTATTGCGAGTAGTCGATTTTGAGAAGAACAGCGTCAATCTGATCGACCATGTCAGGGTGCGGTCATCGCGGTTCCAGGGTCAACTGCTTACAGAGATCTGTCCTTCCACTTTCGAGCAGATTAGAGAACTACGTGGAATTGGACTCGTCAATATCGTACAACACGGGCGCCAGAGATTTTTCCTTCCACAGGAATCACCAGGGCTCGCTCTCGAAAAAGTCTTGTTTCTTTATCCGCCCGAATCGACTGATATTAGTTTCTTGCCTGAAATGTCGGGGGAATCTGATATTTTCGAGAGAGCGACAGCGATCGAACTTCATGCGTGGATGATC
Encoded proteins:
- a CDS encoding strawberry notch family protein, which translates into the protein MYSIQERSSEGLSAPELTSSNTTPTVEHHSQPDLDINIYSPRFIIGGSPHPGVIVEPPGLANVEPPPLRYRPRLPKDLSETGKLSAMQLERIIYAGQAHEQRLADGSRAGISIGDGTGTGKTATLAGVILDNWFQRRRRAVWFSVKTDLIEAVSDEFKRLGLAPPIKLINNFPTDQEIDIQDGIVFCTYRSLIARSKKGNKRLDQITRWLGANGVVIFDEGHKAKYAFADDRGKSTQTGAAVLEIQNPERFPDVRVVYSSATSAGEVRHLAYMSRLGLWGAGTNFPIGFEQFAEEIESGGVGALEMVCRDLKAMGRYLCGNLSMGTDPESGLSVEFREVIHKLTPAQRRMYDNMALGWQEVFRNIHRALDLTNSGKATRSSALNQFWAEHQRCFRNLITAFKVPTLIREIEDALSRKESIVVSITGTGESQTKKQIERAADQEEAIDSLDFSPRETLTRLVANCFPTACFQERTNPYSGTIEYIPLVDANGDQVESRAALQLRAELLDKLSILEVPEHPLDQLVNYFGVENIAEMTGRKKRLIRTANGTLEYRPRQLAGVPSKLINLHEKNAFQNGDKTDCRHVRSGIDRRQPSCRQIRWESAKTASYRCGTEMVSR
- a CDS encoding SAM-dependent DNA methyltransferase, which codes for MSERTVSYTSFRDLIEQVAGIVDSDRKISNKELIEICKGCRGFDFNVDAHIYHEIAETALNQLILTKYGRDLLASTDPIEAVSTVLRPLQKRLPTQTWRSETQIAYQQFSTPVTIAYLAAYLLNLKQGETVLEPSCGTGSLAVWASAIGVKVIANEIDPRRRGSALALGFHPYSFDAEFIDDLLPEHLLPDIVLANPPFSSTGGRVKNNSLDFGFRHIESALRRLKKGGRFAVILGESGSPRSHSGNRFWEYLSPEIQVKASVELLGREFYSNGTSVKTTLILGTKSSAIDTPLSSQLEAAPHMVAQSIEDAFEQSISLNLRF
- a CDS encoding strawberry notch C-terminal domain-containing protein; translated protein: MSEVASTGDSLHAGKSVGNQQRRLHIAAELKWSADKQIQDFGAHIGQVNGTFTELGGEKRFSSTIARRLGNMGALTKGDRRAEKAGNLDKYNLESREGRSALSVVLAGIMRGREIEGLDDPKQALRDMGLIKTGDADEQIPDSEKTNIPRFLNRLLSLEVDRQNALFDYFYSTFLETIEYLKQKGKLDDGMEDLKAMSVAVSGSPEVLNSDPLTGAKTIYYKLELKVATTPARYLDMATSEIHQFYQDRRDGSFIAVRRTLSHTDPETGERYQMFSITKPSGRNTA